Proteins encoded by one window of Streptacidiphilus sp. PB12-B1b:
- a CDS encoding spherulation-specific family 4 protein has product MTTHEAAGRRLLVPLYAYPGTEPEPWAMVEAHADSLAGVVLNPHSGPGPEPEPEFAAVAARLRSAGVPLLGYVDSDYGRRHHREVVADIARHRDWYGVDGVFLDQAASGLDSLPHYRRLAVAARSLDAAAVVFNPGVHPHPGFAEVADLVITFEGEWEQYRALRTPPWTESFPAQRFGHLVHGTPAALCSAVAELARLRHAAVSYATPGTGANPWGVLMPQLCAPAPARDRC; this is encoded by the coding sequence TTGACGACCCACGAGGCAGCCGGGCGACGGCTGCTCGTCCCCCTCTACGCCTATCCCGGCACCGAGCCGGAGCCCTGGGCCATGGTCGAGGCCCACGCCGACTCGCTGGCCGGGGTGGTCCTCAACCCGCACAGCGGACCGGGGCCGGAGCCGGAGCCGGAGTTCGCCGCGGTCGCCGCCCGGCTGCGCTCGGCCGGGGTGCCGCTGCTCGGCTACGTTGACAGCGACTACGGCCGCCGCCACCACCGCGAGGTGGTGGCGGACATCGCCCGCCACCGCGACTGGTACGGCGTGGACGGGGTCTTCCTCGACCAGGCCGCGTCGGGGCTGGACTCGCTGCCGCACTACCGTCGGCTCGCGGTCGCGGCGCGCTCGCTGGACGCCGCCGCGGTGGTGTTCAACCCGGGCGTCCACCCGCACCCGGGCTTCGCCGAGGTCGCCGACCTGGTGATCACCTTCGAGGGGGAGTGGGAGCAGTACCGGGCGCTGCGCACGCCGCCGTGGACGGAGTCCTTCCCGGCGCAGCGCTTCGGGCACCTGGTGCACGGCACCCCGGCCGCCCTGTGCTCGGCCGTCGCCGAGTTGGCGCGGCTGCGTCACGCGGCGGTCAGCTACGCCACCCCGGGCACGGGCGCGAACCCCTGGGGCGTGCTGATGCCGCAGCTGTGCGCGCCGGCTCCGGCCCGGGACCGGTGCTGA
- a CDS encoding LpqB family beta-propeller domain-containing protein, protein MRVRLRRGSARTLGAMALGMVLAGCATMPDSGAPAPDAGSQDSSTQSTRLVVVAVPPQPGDGPADLLVGFLDDLVSDEADYTTAKEYLADPGSWNPAAQVMVLDHLHQDPVSGSPASGKMTFDVTGDLVATLNSQQDYTPGPSGPQKQVRERFSFVRNSKGNWQITDLPQGLIIRPTDFQRLYESVDLYYPGKNSTGGAGEPPLVANPVWVRIRIDPLRDAARALANGAPPWLGPVVSSAFPSGVSVDSVSTDGNGAAKVVLSSQDNALLDNRGRCDEAAAQMLATLGSVPDQQGSSSQQVRSAALYDHATGAEMCWTGTGNAYEPAQPPGDATAYFVDAAGRLDSLDVISGQAVPVPGQLEPAGLGIGAFAVAPGTSGRVAVVPRSGQDLYVGNLTGSSSSQRSALHAPPKSISSPSWDSTGTLWAVDSDPASHSPVVAVTDNGAVRVPVTVKGLAAGDTVAGLRVSDDGARIALIVDGAGSSTAEVGWVARSGTPAAPVMTVFGLHNVAQSLNSVQAVSWMDDDSVMVLGQSPTSAKALSVWEVDGSTALIPSPAAPQTTSGMTSIAALQSEPDLTKAPLLGDSNGDPTDSGRVYLWETGVNVWRKVRTEGAAADPGPMPSYPG, encoded by the coding sequence ATGAGGGTGCGGCTGCGCAGGGGTAGTGCCCGGACGCTGGGGGCGATGGCGCTGGGCATGGTGCTTGCGGGCTGCGCGACCATGCCGGACAGCGGGGCTCCGGCCCCGGACGCCGGCAGCCAGGACAGCAGCACCCAGTCCACCCGCCTGGTCGTGGTGGCCGTTCCGCCGCAGCCGGGGGACGGGCCCGCCGACCTGCTGGTCGGCTTCCTGGACGACCTGGTCAGCGACGAGGCCGACTACACCACGGCCAAGGAGTACCTGGCCGACCCCGGCTCCTGGAACCCGGCCGCCCAGGTGATGGTGCTGGACCACCTGCACCAGGACCCGGTCTCCGGCAGTCCCGCCAGCGGGAAGATGACCTTCGACGTCACCGGCGACCTGGTGGCGACGCTCAACTCCCAGCAGGACTACACCCCGGGGCCGTCGGGCCCGCAGAAGCAGGTCCGGGAGCGGTTCAGCTTCGTCAGGAACTCCAAGGGGAACTGGCAGATCACCGATCTGCCCCAGGGCCTGATCATCCGGCCGACAGACTTCCAGCGGCTGTACGAGTCCGTCGATCTCTACTATCCGGGCAAGAACTCGACCGGCGGTGCCGGCGAGCCGCCGCTGGTGGCGAACCCGGTCTGGGTGCGCATCCGGATAGACCCGCTCCGGGACGCGGCCCGGGCGCTGGCCAACGGCGCCCCGCCCTGGCTCGGGCCGGTGGTCTCCTCGGCGTTCCCGTCCGGCGTCTCGGTGGACTCCGTCTCGACCGACGGCAACGGGGCCGCCAAGGTGGTGCTGAGCTCGCAGGACAACGCGCTGCTGGACAACCGCGGCCGGTGCGACGAGGCGGCCGCGCAGATGCTCGCCACCCTCGGCTCGGTACCGGACCAGCAGGGCAGCAGCAGCCAGCAGGTGAGGTCGGCCGCGCTCTACGACCATGCCACCGGGGCCGAGATGTGCTGGACCGGCACCGGCAACGCCTATGAGCCGGCGCAGCCGCCCGGCGACGCCACCGCGTACTTCGTGGACGCCGCGGGCCGCCTGGACAGCCTGGACGTCATCAGCGGCCAGGCGGTGCCCGTGCCCGGCCAGCTGGAGCCGGCGGGCCTGGGCATCGGCGCGTTCGCGGTCGCCCCCGGGACCAGCGGGCGGGTCGCCGTCGTGCCGCGCAGCGGACAGGACCTGTATGTGGGCAACCTGACCGGATCGTCCAGCTCGCAGCGCTCGGCGCTGCACGCGCCGCCGAAGTCGATCAGCAGCCCGAGCTGGGACTCCACCGGGACGCTGTGGGCGGTGGACAGCGACCCCGCCTCGCACTCGCCGGTGGTGGCGGTCACCGACAACGGGGCCGTCCGTGTGCCGGTCACGGTGAAGGGACTGGCGGCGGGCGACACGGTGGCCGGGCTCCGGGTCTCCGACGACGGCGCCAGGATCGCGCTGATCGTCGACGGCGCGGGCTCCAGCACCGCCGAGGTCGGCTGGGTGGCGCGTTCCGGCACCCCGGCTGCTCCGGTGATGACCGTCTTCGGGCTGCACAATGTCGCCCAGTCGCTGAACAGCGTCCAGGCCGTGTCCTGGATGGACGACGACAGCGTGATGGTGCTGGGGCAGTCGCCGACGTCGGCGAAGGCCCTGTCGGTCTGGGAGGTCGACGGATCGACGGCGCTGATACCGTCGCCCGCCGCGCCGCAGACGACCAGCGGGATGACGTCGATCGCAGCACTGCAGTCCGAGCCGGACCTGACCAAAGCGCCGCTGCTGGGCGACTCCAACGGCGACCCCACCGACTCGGGCCGGGTCTACCTGTGGGAGACGGGCGTCAACGTCTGGCGGAAGGTCCGCACCGAGGGGGCCGCAGCCGATCCCGGGCCGATGCCGAGCTACCCGGGCTGA
- the pelF gene encoding GT4 family glycosyltransferase PelF codes for MNGPVEVTLLTEGTYPYVHGGVSVWCDQLVQGMPDVRFHVLGITGSGREPHVWTLPPQVASVSSAPLWGRMPSGAAPRGRELRRFLAGYERFLLSLLDADFEHYFADELYELAEFALTGGSLTAALRSEGALRSLQSLWSLPFLATHAARPTVQDALQATDLLEHALRPLAVQPPSRGVAHAVTGGLAVLPGLTARRFHGVPLLLSEHGIYLRERYLSYRTAPYRWPVKALILGFFRMLATEGYRGADLITPCNRYNRRWEERGGCDPERIRTVYNGVDPDLFPYAGPEPRTPTLSWAGRIDPIKDLETLIRAFALVRAEIPDARLRLFGGVPAGGEPYREQLDRLAAQLGVAPGVSFEGRIDTVRHAYAAGSVVMLSSISEGFPFSLIEAMACGRATVSTDVGGVREAVGEAGLVVPPREPEAMARAALGLLRDPGRRTALGRSARERVLDRFTLERTVTTFHGLYRALLEQPRESWTPAAEPALAGCC; via the coding sequence ATGAACGGGCCAGTCGAAGTCACCCTGCTCACCGAGGGCACCTACCCGTACGTCCACGGCGGGGTGAGTGTCTGGTGCGACCAACTCGTCCAGGGCATGCCGGACGTGCGGTTCCACGTCCTCGGGATCACCGGCAGCGGCCGCGAGCCCCACGTCTGGACGCTGCCGCCGCAGGTGGCGTCCGTCAGCTCGGCTCCGCTGTGGGGCCGGATGCCCTCGGGCGCCGCGCCGCGCGGGCGCGAGCTGCGGCGCTTCCTCGCCGGGTACGAGCGGTTCCTGCTCTCGCTGCTGGACGCCGACTTCGAGCACTACTTCGCCGACGAGCTGTACGAGCTGGCCGAGTTCGCGCTGACCGGCGGCTCGCTCACGGCCGCCCTGCGCAGCGAGGGGGCGCTGCGCTCGCTGCAGTCCCTGTGGTCCCTCCCGTTCCTGGCCACCCATGCCGCCCGCCCCACCGTCCAGGACGCCCTGCAGGCCACCGACCTGCTGGAGCACGCCCTGCGCCCGCTGGCGGTCCAGCCGCCCAGCCGGGGGGTGGCGCACGCCGTGACCGGGGGCCTCGCGGTGCTGCCGGGGCTGACCGCGCGGCGCTTCCACGGGGTGCCGCTGCTCCTCTCCGAGCACGGCATCTACCTGCGCGAGCGCTATCTGAGCTACCGCACGGCGCCCTACCGCTGGCCGGTGAAGGCACTGATCCTGGGCTTCTTCCGGATGCTCGCCACCGAGGGCTACCGGGGGGCCGACCTGATCACCCCGTGCAACCGCTACAACCGGCGCTGGGAGGAGCGCGGCGGCTGTGATCCCGAGCGGATCCGCACCGTCTACAACGGGGTCGACCCCGACCTCTTCCCCTACGCCGGCCCCGAGCCGCGGACGCCGACGCTGAGCTGGGCCGGGCGGATCGACCCGATCAAGGATTTGGAGACCCTCATCCGGGCCTTCGCTCTGGTCCGGGCCGAGATCCCGGACGCCAGGCTGCGGTTGTTCGGTGGCGTGCCGGCCGGGGGCGAGCCCTACCGGGAGCAGTTGGACCGGCTCGCCGCGCAGCTCGGGGTGGCACCCGGCGTCTCCTTCGAAGGCCGGATCGACACCGTCCGGCACGCCTACGCGGCCGGCAGCGTGGTGATGCTGTCCAGCATCTCCGAGGGCTTCCCGTTCAGCCTGATCGAGGCCATGGCCTGCGGCCGGGCCACGGTCTCCACCGACGTCGGCGGGGTCCGCGAGGCGGTCGGGGAAGCCGGGCTGGTGGTGCCGCCGCGCGAGCCGGAGGCCATGGCGCGGGCGGCCCTGGGACTGCTGCGCGATCCGGGGCGCCGCACCGCGCTGGGCCGCTCCGCGCGCGAGCGGGTGCTCGACCGGTTCACCCTCGAGCGGACCGTCACCACCTTCCACGGCCTCTACCGGGCCCTGCTGGAGCAGCCGCGCGAGAGCTGGACCCCGGCGGCGGAGCCGGCCCTGGCCGGGTGCTGCTGA
- a CDS encoding winged helix-turn-helix domain-containing protein, with protein sequence MSSAAPRPTLTLSADEARRIALRAQGLLGAPDRRGGVRGVLRHLGAVQLDTISVLARSHELIPYARLGAVGRPAVEAAYWGAGTTFEYWSHAACILPIEEWPLFSFRRRAFLARGHRWHRLQDAERSCAEVLDRLRTDGPLTATELGGAKAGGEWWDWSETKIAVEWLLDTGQVVCGERRSWKRVYDLAERAVPAALLDADPDDDACLRQLLHQSGVALGVATAKDLSDYHRLKSQQVTAALPDSGLVPVLVEGWGRAGAAATAWADPAALAAEPRGRHRTTLLSPFDSLVWDRARTERIFGLTHRLEAYTPKEKRQHGYFAMPLLTGGQLVGRVDPAREGRTLVARQVSLDSAKHLEALARALTEAASWVGCDGVRVERLHAEALRPALEGLLAAPAVG encoded by the coding sequence ATGAGTAGCGCCGCGCCCCGCCCCACGCTCACCCTCTCCGCCGACGAGGCCCGCCGGATCGCCCTGCGCGCCCAGGGCCTGCTCGGCGCGCCGGACCGCCGCGGCGGTGTCCGCGGCGTCCTGCGGCACCTGGGCGCAGTGCAGCTGGACACCATCTCGGTACTGGCCCGCTCCCACGAGCTGATCCCGTACGCCCGGCTGGGCGCGGTCGGCCGCCCCGCCGTCGAGGCCGCCTACTGGGGTGCGGGCACCACCTTCGAGTACTGGTCGCACGCGGCGTGCATCCTGCCCATCGAGGAGTGGCCGCTGTTCTCCTTCCGGCGGCGGGCCTTCCTGGCCCGCGGCCACCGCTGGCACCGGCTGCAGGACGCCGAGCGCTCCTGCGCCGAGGTGCTGGACCGGCTGCGCACGGACGGCCCGCTCACCGCCACCGAGCTGGGCGGGGCGAAGGCAGGCGGCGAGTGGTGGGACTGGTCCGAGACCAAGATCGCCGTGGAGTGGCTGCTCGACACCGGCCAGGTGGTCTGCGGCGAGCGCCGCTCCTGGAAGCGCGTCTACGACCTGGCCGAGCGCGCCGTCCCCGCCGCGCTGCTCGACGCCGACCCCGACGACGACGCCTGCCTGCGGCAGCTGCTGCACCAGTCCGGCGTGGCCCTGGGCGTGGCCACCGCCAAGGACCTCTCCGACTACCACCGGTTGAAGTCCCAGCAGGTCACGGCCGCGCTGCCGGACAGCGGCCTGGTCCCGGTGCTGGTCGAGGGCTGGGGTCGGGCCGGGGCCGCCGCCACGGCCTGGGCCGATCCGGCCGCGCTGGCCGCCGAGCCGCGCGGACGCCACCGCACCACGCTGCTGTCGCCGTTCGACTCCCTGGTGTGGGACCGCGCCCGCACCGAGCGGATCTTCGGCCTCACCCACAGGCTGGAGGCGTACACGCCCAAGGAGAAGCGGCAGCACGGCTACTTCGCCATGCCGCTGCTGACCGGTGGCCAGCTGGTGGGCCGCGTCGACCCGGCCCGCGAGGGCCGGACGCTGGTCGCCCGGCAGGTGTCGCTGGACTCCGCCAAGCACCTGGAGGCCCTGGCCCGCGCGCTGACCGAGGCGGCGAGCTGGGTCGGCTGCGACGGCGTACGGGTCGAGCGGCTGCACGCCGAGGCGCTGCGCCCAGCCCTGGAAGGGCTGCTCGCCGCCCCTGCCGTCGGCTGA
- a CDS encoding response regulator transcription factor, which translates to MGERWDHRSDDDRDAERPRRAVEPIRVLVVDDHALFRRGLEIVLAQEEDIQVVGEAGDGAEAVEKAVDLLPDIILMDVRMPRRSGIEACTSIKEAAPSTKIIMLTISDEEADLYEAIKAGATGYLLKEISTDEVATAIRAVADGQSQISPSMAAKLLTEFKSMIQQRSDDRMLPAPRLTDRELEVLKLVATGLNNRDIAKQLFISENTVKNHVRNILEKLQLHSRMEAVVYAMREKILEIG; encoded by the coding sequence ATGGGGGAGCGATGGGACCACCGGAGCGACGACGACCGGGACGCCGAGCGTCCGCGCCGTGCCGTCGAGCCGATCAGGGTCCTGGTCGTGGACGACCACGCACTGTTCCGGCGCGGTCTGGAGATCGTCCTCGCGCAGGAGGAGGACATCCAGGTCGTGGGCGAGGCCGGGGACGGCGCCGAGGCCGTGGAGAAGGCCGTCGACCTGCTGCCCGACATCATCCTGATGGACGTGCGGATGCCCAGGCGCAGCGGCATCGAGGCGTGCACCTCCATCAAGGAGGCAGCCCCCAGTACGAAGATCATCATGCTGACGATCAGCGACGAGGAAGCCGACCTGTACGAGGCGATCAAGGCGGGGGCCACCGGCTACCTGCTGAAGGAGATCTCCACCGACGAGGTCGCCACCGCGATCCGGGCCGTCGCCGACGGCCAGTCGCAGATCAGCCCGTCCATGGCGGCGAAGCTGCTCACCGAGTTCAAGTCGATGATCCAGCAGCGTTCGGACGACCGGATGCTGCCCGCGCCCCGGCTGACCGACCGCGAGCTGGAGGTGCTCAAGCTGGTGGCGACCGGGCTGAACAACCGCGACATCGCCAAGCAGCTGTTCATCAGCGAGAACACCGTGAAGAACCATGTGCGCAACATCCTGGAGAAGCTGCAGCTGCACTCCAGGATGGAGGCCGTGGTCTACGCGATGCGGGAGAAGATCCTCGAAATAGGGTGA
- the hpf gene encoding ribosome hibernation-promoting factor, HPF/YfiA family, translating to MDIVVKGRKTEVPERFRKHVAEKLEHIQKLDGKVISLDVELSKERNPRQAERSDRVEITLLSKGPVIRAEACAPDPYAALDLASAKLDAQLRKAADRRRMHRTLSVAEASAQMAEEAEAQAAADHESQAPPLTRIGSLEIEGEGPLIVREKTHAAVPMALDQAFYEMELVGHDFYLFMDSDTGQPSVVYRRHGYDYGVIHLKLEE from the coding sequence GTGGACATCGTCGTGAAGGGTCGCAAAACCGAGGTGCCCGAGCGGTTCCGCAAGCACGTGGCCGAGAAGCTGGAGCACATCCAGAAGCTCGACGGCAAGGTCATCAGCCTCGACGTGGAGCTGTCCAAGGAGCGCAATCCCCGGCAGGCGGAGCGGTCCGACCGGGTGGAGATCACCCTGCTCAGCAAGGGCCCGGTGATCCGGGCCGAGGCGTGCGCGCCCGATCCGTACGCGGCGCTCGACCTGGCCTCGGCCAAGCTGGACGCGCAGTTGCGCAAGGCCGCCGACCGCCGCCGGATGCACCGTACCTTGAGCGTCGCCGAGGCGTCGGCCCAGATGGCCGAGGAGGCCGAGGCCCAGGCCGCTGCCGACCACGAGTCGCAGGCGCCCCCGCTGACCCGGATCGGGTCGCTGGAGATCGAGGGCGAGGGCCCGCTGATCGTCCGCGAGAAGACGCACGCGGCTGTCCCGATGGCGCTCGACCAGGCGTTCTACGAGATGGAACTGGTCGGGCACGACTTCTACCTGTTCATGGACAGCGACACCGGTCAGCCCAGCGTGGTCTACCGCCGGCACGGATACGACTACGGGGTGATCCACCTCAAGCTGGAGGAGTAG
- a CDS encoding ComF family protein, producing the protein MASKPVHILDAALDLLVPAHCVGCDQPHTQLCPDCRNLLEGARPTPARPTAAPADLPEVFAATPYAGAVRQILLAHKERGALRLAHPLGTALAATVRCAVPPGAASRALPLLLVPMPSAPATVRARGHDPTLRLSRAAAAALRRAGVPARLLPALRQRRRVADQSGLSAADRLRNLRGALGVHPHRRHHLGRGRVILVDDLVTTGATLAEGARALSAAGGDVLVAAVVAATPRHADHPPSGRPAGPAQSAGPAGPDQPG; encoded by the coding sequence ATGGCCAGCAAGCCCGTCCACATCCTCGACGCCGCCCTGGACCTGCTCGTCCCCGCCCACTGTGTGGGCTGCGACCAGCCGCACACCCAGCTCTGCCCGGACTGCCGCAACCTGCTGGAGGGCGCGCGGCCCACCCCCGCACGCCCCACGGCCGCGCCGGCCGACCTGCCCGAGGTCTTCGCCGCCACGCCCTACGCGGGCGCGGTCCGGCAGATCCTGCTCGCCCACAAGGAACGCGGGGCGCTGCGCCTGGCCCATCCGCTCGGCACGGCCCTGGCCGCGACCGTGCGCTGCGCCGTCCCGCCCGGCGCCGCCAGCCGGGCGCTGCCGCTGCTGCTGGTGCCGATGCCGTCCGCGCCGGCCACCGTACGGGCGCGCGGCCACGACCCCACCCTGCGGCTGAGCCGCGCCGCAGCCGCAGCCCTGCGCCGCGCGGGCGTCCCGGCCCGACTGCTGCCCGCCCTGCGCCAGCGCCGCCGGGTGGCCGACCAGTCCGGGCTCAGCGCCGCCGACCGCCTGCGGAACCTGCGCGGAGCCCTGGGCGTGCATCCGCACCGGCGGCACCATCTCGGCCGGGGCCGGGTCATCCTGGTGGACGACCTGGTGACCACCGGGGCGACCCTCGCCGAGGGCGCCCGGGCCCTGTCCGCGGCGGGCGGGGACGTCCTGGTGGCGGCCGTGGTCGCGGCCACGCCCAGACACGCCGACCACCCGCCCTCAGGCCGGCCTGCGGGTCCTGCCCAGTCTGCCGGGCCTGCCGGGCCGGATCAGCCCGGGTAG
- the mtrB gene encoding MtrAB system histidine kinase MtrB — protein sequence MHALLRMIHRRAARPFIRLTGLYRRSIQARVVAITLVLSLAVVLVLGVVVMSAVRNGLLEAKQDAAKIQAQSGFAVAQSQATAQDQSSSSTAARSADTTGGTGQPSSGSQVDIGTWLSTQVKLLANSGTGQYALVGMVPGTDTNVQANSADTPDSNNPREVGNVDPNASIPIAFQSQVANNAGTLQEQYTTIHDEGDSGSKAGLIVAEQLKVNGQSYQLYYLFPFTLEQNTLNLVTNTLAVAGVFVVILLGAISWLVVRQVVTPVRMAAEISERLADGRLEERMKVTGTDDIARLGESFNRMGSALQSQIRQLEELSRVQRRFVSDVSHELRTPLTTVRMAADLLYESREDFGDPAAERSAELLQNQLDRFESLLADLLEISRFDAGAAILDAEPADLRDVVSRVIEGAEPLARTKGSAVLVRGGDEPVVAEVDPRRIERILRNLVVNALEHGEGRDIEVRLAAGDGAVAVAVRDHGIGLKPGEASRVFNRFWRADPARARTTGGTGLGLSIALEDAALHGGWLHAWGEPGGGSQFRLTVPRNAGGEVHRSPIPLEPEDSRSNRGLDLAGMPYRRSARQTDAADLKEPLDAGVALGVGLGPGLGGVLGYGSVIPGMAGRMPLPPSNPADVRAASGYGATGAQVVVAKEGRDEGAAAQG from the coding sequence ATGCACGCACTGCTGCGGATGATCCATCGACGGGCGGCACGCCCATTCATACGACTGACCGGCCTCTACCGCCGGTCCATCCAGGCGCGCGTGGTCGCCATCACGCTGGTGCTGTCGCTCGCGGTGGTGCTGGTGCTGGGCGTCGTGGTGATGAGTGCTGTCCGCAACGGGCTCCTCGAGGCCAAGCAGGACGCGGCGAAGATCCAGGCCCAGAGCGGGTTCGCGGTCGCCCAGTCCCAGGCCACGGCCCAGGACCAGAGCAGCAGCAGCACCGCTGCGCGGTCCGCCGACACCACCGGCGGTACCGGCCAGCCCAGCTCCGGAAGCCAGGTCGACATCGGCACCTGGCTCTCGACGCAGGTCAAACTGCTGGCGAACAGCGGCACCGGTCAGTACGCCCTGGTCGGCATGGTCCCGGGGACGGACACCAACGTCCAGGCGAACAGCGCCGACACCCCGGACTCCAACAACCCGCGCGAGGTCGGCAACGTCGACCCGAACGCGAGCATCCCGATCGCCTTCCAGAGCCAGGTGGCGAACAACGCGGGGACGCTGCAGGAGCAGTACACGACCATCCACGACGAGGGCGACAGCGGCAGCAAGGCGGGGCTGATCGTCGCCGAGCAGCTGAAGGTGAACGGGCAGTCCTACCAGCTGTACTACCTGTTCCCGTTCACGTTGGAGCAGAACACCCTCAACCTGGTCACCAACACGCTGGCCGTGGCCGGGGTGTTCGTGGTGATCCTGCTCGGTGCGATCTCCTGGCTGGTGGTCCGGCAGGTGGTGACACCGGTGCGGATGGCTGCCGAGATCTCCGAGCGGCTGGCCGACGGCCGGCTGGAGGAGCGGATGAAGGTCACCGGGACGGACGACATCGCCCGTCTCGGCGAGTCCTTCAACCGGATGGGCAGTGCGCTGCAGTCGCAGATCCGCCAGCTGGAGGAGCTCTCCCGGGTGCAGCGGCGCTTCGTCTCGGACGTCTCGCACGAGCTGCGGACCCCGCTGACCACGGTCCGCATGGCTGCCGACCTGCTGTACGAGTCCCGTGAGGACTTCGGCGACCCGGCGGCGGAGCGGTCCGCCGAGCTGCTGCAGAACCAGCTGGACCGTTTCGAGTCGCTGTTGGCCGACCTGCTGGAGATCAGCCGCTTCGACGCGGGCGCGGCCATCCTGGACGCCGAACCGGCCGACCTGCGGGACGTGGTGTCCCGGGTGATCGAGGGCGCCGAGCCGCTGGCGCGGACCAAGGGCAGTGCCGTCCTGGTCCGGGGCGGGGACGAGCCGGTGGTGGCCGAGGTCGATCCGCGCCGGATCGAGCGCATCCTGCGGAACCTGGTCGTCAACGCGCTGGAGCACGGTGAGGGCCGGGACATCGAGGTGCGGCTCGCCGCCGGGGACGGCGCGGTCGCCGTCGCCGTCCGCGACCACGGCATCGGCCTGAAGCCGGGCGAGGCGTCGCGGGTGTTCAACCGCTTCTGGCGGGCCGACCCGGCCCGGGCGCGGACCACCGGGGGAACCGGCCTCGGGCTGTCCATCGCGCTGGAGGACGCCGCCCTGCACGGCGGCTGGCTGCACGCCTGGGGAGAGCCCGGCGGGGGCTCGCAGTTCCGGCTCACCGTGCCGCGCAACGCCGGCGGCGAGGTGCACCGCTCGCCGATCCCGCTGGAGCCCGAGGACTCCCGCAGCAACCGGGGGCTGGACCTCGCGGGCATGCCGTACCGGCGGTCCGCGCGGCAGACGGACGCCGCCGACCTCAAGGAACCGCTGGATGCGGGGGTTGCCCTGGGCGTGGGACTGGGGCCCGGCCTGGGAGGGGTGCTGGGGTACGGTTCGGTGATCCCCGGGATGGCCGGTCGGATGCCGCTGCCTCCGAGCAATCCGGCGGACGTCCGGGCTGCGTCGGGGTACGGCGCCACCGGTGCGCAGGTCGTGGTGGCTAAGGAGGGGCGGGATGAGGGTGCGGCTGCGCAGGGGTAG
- the mtrA gene encoding MtrAB system response regulator MtrA, with protein MKGRVLIVDDDTALAEMLGIVLRGEGFEPSFVADGDKALAAFREVKPDLVLLDLMLPGRDGIDVCRQIRAESGVPIVMLTAKTDTVDVVVGLESGADDYMTKPFKPKELVARVRARLRRAEEPSPEQLSIGDLVIDVAGHSVKRDGRGIPLTPLEFDLLVALARKPWQVFTREVLLEQVWGYRHAADTRLVNVHVQRLRSKIERDPERPEIVVTVRGVGYKAGPS; from the coding sequence ATGAAGGGACGCGTCTTGATCGTCGATGACGACACTGCTCTGGCTGAGATGCTTGGCATCGTGCTGCGCGGGGAGGGTTTTGAGCCGTCTTTTGTCGCTGACGGCGACAAGGCTCTGGCCGCCTTCCGCGAGGTGAAGCCCGACCTGGTGTTGCTCGACCTGATGTTGCCGGGCAGGGACGGGATCGACGTCTGTCGTCAGATCCGTGCCGAGTCCGGCGTGCCGATCGTCATGCTCACTGCCAAGACCGACACGGTTGACGTCGTCGTCGGTCTTGAGTCCGGGGCTGACGACTACATGACCAAGCCCTTCAAGCCGAAGGAGCTGGTCGCCCGGGTGCGGGCACGGCTTCGTCGGGCTGAGGAGCCCAGCCCCGAGCAGCTGTCCATCGGCGATCTGGTGATCGACGTGGCCGGCCACTCGGTGAAGCGCGACGGTCGTGGCATTCCGCTGACTCCGCTGGAGTTCGATCTGCTGGTGGCGCTTGCCCGTAAGCCCTGGCAGGTGTTCACCCGCGAGGTGCTGCTGGAGCAGGTCTGGGGCTACCGCCATGCCGCTGACACGCGGCTGGTGAACGTCCACGTCCAGCGGCTGCGATCGAAGATCGAGCGCGACCCCGAGCGTCCCGAGATCGTGGTGACGGTTCGAGGCGTCGGCTACAAGGCGGGACCGAGTTGA